In the Streptomyces sp. NBC_00525 genome, one interval contains:
- a CDS encoding ribonuclease J: MSHPHPELGTPPKLAKGALRVTPLGGLGEIGRNMTVFEYGGRLLIVDCGVLFPEEEQPGIDLILPDFTTIRDRLDDIEGIVLTHGHEDHIGGVPYLLRLKPDIPLIGSKLTLALIEAKLQEHRIRPYTLEVAEGQRERIGVFDCEFIAVNHSIPDALAVAIRTPAGLAVATGDFKMDQLPLDRRLTDLHAFARLSEEGIDLLLSDSTNAEVPGFVPPERDIQNVLRNVFANAQKRIIVASFASHVHRIQQILDTAHEYGRRVAFVGRSMVRNMGIARDLGYLRVPAGLVVDVKTLDDLPDDEVVLVCTGSQGEPMAALSRMANRDHQIRIVQGDTVILASSLIPGNENAVYRVINGLTRWGANVVHKGNAKVHVSGHASAGELLYFYNICRPKNLMPVHGEWRHLRANAELGALTGVPKDHIVIAEDGVVVDLVEGKAKIVGKVQAGYVYVDGLSVGDVTETSLKDRRILGDEGIISVFLVVDSTSGKIVGGPHIHARGSGIDDAAFTAVVPKIEDALDRSAQDGVMEPHQLQQLIRRTVGKWVSDTYRRRPMILPVVVEV, encoded by the coding sequence TTGAGTCATCCGCATCCTGAACTCGGCACGCCGCCGAAGCTCGCGAAGGGCGCCCTCCGGGTCACCCCGCTCGGTGGTCTCGGTGAGATCGGCCGCAACATGACGGTCTTCGAGTACGGCGGACGCCTGCTCATCGTCGACTGCGGTGTCCTCTTCCCGGAGGAGGAGCAGCCCGGCATCGACCTGATCCTGCCCGACTTCACCACCATCCGGGACCGCCTCGACGACATCGAGGGCATCGTCCTCACGCACGGCCACGAGGACCACATCGGTGGCGTCCCGTACCTGCTGCGCCTGAAGCCGGACATCCCGCTGATCGGCTCCAAGCTGACCCTGGCCCTGATCGAGGCCAAGCTCCAGGAGCACCGCATCCGCCCGTACACCCTGGAGGTGGCGGAGGGGCAGCGCGAGCGCATCGGAGTCTTCGACTGCGAATTCATCGCGGTGAACCACTCCATCCCGGACGCCCTCGCGGTCGCCATCCGGACCCCCGCCGGCCTGGCCGTGGCCACCGGCGACTTCAAGATGGACCAGCTGCCGCTGGACCGTCGCCTCACCGACCTGCACGCTTTCGCGCGGCTGAGCGAGGAGGGCATCGACCTCCTGCTCTCCGACTCGACGAACGCGGAGGTGCCGGGCTTCGTTCCGCCCGAGCGGGACATCCAGAACGTCCTGCGCAACGTCTTCGCCAATGCGCAGAAGCGCATCATCGTGGCGAGCTTCGCCAGCCATGTGCACCGCATCCAGCAGATCCTCGACACGGCCCACGAGTACGGCCGCCGGGTCGCCTTCGTCGGGCGCTCGATGGTCCGCAACATGGGCATCGCCCGGGACCTGGGCTACCTGCGGGTTCCGGCCGGCCTGGTCGTGGACGTCAAGACCCTGGACGACCTGCCGGACGACGAGGTCGTGCTCGTCTGCACCGGTTCGCAGGGCGAGCCGATGGCGGCCCTGTCCCGGATGGCCAACCGCGACCACCAGATCCGCATCGTCCAGGGCGACACGGTGATCCTGGCGTCGTCGCTGATCCCCGGCAACGAGAACGCCGTCTACCGCGTGATCAACGGCCTCACCCGCTGGGGCGCCAACGTCGTCCACAAGGGCAACGCCAAGGTCCACGTCTCGGGCCACGCCTCGGCCGGTGAGCTGCTGTACTTCTACAACATCTGCCGCCCGAAGAACCTGATGCCGGTCCACGGCGAGTGGCGCCACCTGCGGGCGAATGCCGAGCTCGGCGCGCTCACCGGAGTGCCGAAGGACCACATCGTCATCGCCGAGGACGGCGTCGTCGTGGACCTCGTCGAGGGCAAGGCCAAGATCGTCGGCAAGGTCCAGGCGGGGTACGTGTACGTGGACGGCCTCTCGGTCGGCGATGTCACCGAGACCTCGCTCAAGGACCGCCGCATCCTCGGTGACGAGGGCATCATCTCGGTGTTCCTGGTGGTCGACAGCACCTCGGGCAAGATCGTGGGCGGTCCCCACATCCACGCGCGGGGCTCGGGCATCGACGACGCGGCGTTCACCGCGGTCGTGCCGAAGATCGAGGACGCGCTGGACCGGTCGGCCCAGGACGGCGTGATGGAGCCCCACCAGCTCCAGCAGCTGATCCGCCGCACGGTCGGCAAGTGGGTCTCCGACACCTACCGCCGGCGCCCGATGATCCTCCCCGTCGTCGTCGAGGTCTGA
- a CDS encoding SpoIIE family protein phosphatase, with the protein MITARAAATFDPVARSVATARAFVRDTLQGWGYTDVVDDAVVLTSELVTNAVVHAGTAADVLCLRTEDGVRVEISDHYPEREIPLQSAGLDIGGPDRENGRGLLLCAALASRWGVEYSPTRKHVWFQLDLPDRPVGVRSAGPLLPVGMLPVTDERVRVAVVQIDSEGAVAAWNDDAAYLFGYTADQVMGKQLADFTAWPQTPGTSTGFDDALRLSRWEGSYGIRGADGRTIPVYGSHLRVRDTEGEPSTVCLLVRDYERAVLQTPVRAPASDATESRKTDPFEVFIGSPAPDDLDGLLQRTVERARDMLDADAAFLLLATDDETELEVRATTGLPSARQRFARVPVEAGTGRYGSARMPAVHEDLDAVPGAVPLLGNTGMRSVVTVPLKVEGRLTGSLGVAAEAAGRYSNEEALRLQFAADRIALAVESARLGELERLRRGSLSFLVEASDLLAGTLDRDQTLALMAQMTVPTLATWCAVYTIADPSSEPELSYVLHEDEERIDGLKALLTRISPPEPVPTPGARVWTAPSQAAHEAALRTSMRSITMGERDGLGSATRTTLATAAAVGGETVVLPLVARNRVIGMLTLGKPSDDHFRQEILELAEDLSRRAALALDNARLYSERTAISQALQRSLLPPGLPAVPNVEVDVIYRAAGEGNEVGGDFYDVFPIRDGAYGFAIGDVCGTGPEAASVTGLARHALRLLAREGFGGPAVLERLNAAILDEGTRSRFLTLLYGELWPQEDGSALLKVVCAGHPLPLRLRQDGSVEPAADPQPLLGVMEDLELYEQQFTLEPGDVLLCVTDGVTERREGTRMLGDDGLAEVLSHCTGLTAGAVAARILRAVERFAADPPSDDMAILTMRVPEPRT; encoded by the coding sequence GTGATCACGGCGCGTGCGGCTGCCACCTTCGACCCGGTGGCGCGCTCCGTCGCGACGGCCCGCGCCTTTGTCCGGGACACGCTCCAGGGGTGGGGATACACCGACGTCGTGGACGACGCCGTGGTCCTGACCAGCGAGCTCGTCACCAACGCCGTCGTCCACGCGGGCACCGCGGCGGACGTCCTGTGCCTGCGCACGGAGGACGGCGTACGCGTCGAGATCTCCGACCACTACCCGGAACGGGAGATCCCGCTCCAGTCGGCCGGGCTCGACATCGGCGGCCCCGACCGGGAGAACGGCCGGGGCCTGCTGCTGTGCGCGGCGCTCGCTTCCCGCTGGGGCGTCGAGTACTCCCCCACCCGTAAACACGTCTGGTTCCAGCTCGATCTGCCGGACCGCCCGGTGGGCGTCCGTTCGGCCGGGCCCCTGCTGCCGGTCGGCATGCTCCCGGTCACGGACGAGCGCGTGCGGGTCGCCGTCGTGCAGATCGACAGCGAGGGCGCCGTCGCCGCCTGGAACGACGACGCCGCCTATCTGTTCGGCTACACGGCGGATCAGGTCATGGGGAAGCAGCTCGCGGACTTCACCGCCTGGCCGCAGACCCCCGGCACCAGCACCGGCTTCGACGACGCCCTGCGCCTCTCCCGCTGGGAGGGCAGCTACGGAATCCGTGGCGCCGACGGGCGTACGATCCCGGTCTACGGCTCCCACCTGCGGGTGCGCGACACCGAGGGCGAGCCCTCGACGGTCTGCCTGCTCGTGCGCGACTACGAGCGCGCCGTCCTGCAGACCCCGGTACGCGCCCCCGCGTCCGATGCCACCGAGAGCCGCAAGACGGACCCGTTCGAGGTGTTCATCGGCTCCCCCGCCCCCGACGACCTGGACGGACTGCTCCAGCGCACCGTCGAACGGGCCCGCGACATGCTCGACGCCGACGCCGCCTTCCTGCTGCTGGCCACGGACGACGAGACCGAACTGGAGGTCCGGGCCACGACCGGCCTGCCCTCCGCCCGCCAGCGCTTCGCCCGCGTCCCCGTCGAGGCCGGCACCGGCCGGTACGGCTCCGCGCGGATGCCCGCCGTGCATGAGGACCTGGACGCCGTTCCGGGCGCGGTCCCGCTGCTCGGCAACACCGGCATGCGTTCGGTGGTCACGGTCCCGCTGAAGGTCGAGGGCCGGCTGACGGGCTCCCTGGGCGTCGCCGCCGAGGCGGCCGGGCGCTACTCGAACGAGGAGGCGCTGCGCCTGCAGTTCGCGGCGGACCGGATCGCCCTGGCGGTCGAGTCGGCGCGGCTGGGCGAGCTGGAACGGCTGCGCCGCGGCTCGCTGTCCTTCCTGGTGGAGGCGTCGGACCTGCTGGCGGGCACGCTGGACCGGGATCAGACGCTGGCGCTGATGGCCCAGATGACGGTCCCGACGCTGGCCACGTGGTGCGCGGTCTACACGATCGCCGACCCGTCGTCGGAACCGGAGCTCTCCTACGTGCTGCACGAGGACGAGGAGCGCATCGACGGGCTCAAGGCCCTGCTCACCCGGATCTCGCCGCCCGAACCGGTGCCCACGCCCGGCGCCCGTGTCTGGACCGCGCCGTCCCAGGCCGCCCACGAGGCCGCGCTGCGGACGTCGATGCGCAGTATCACGATGGGCGAGCGGGACGGCCTGGGTTCGGCGACCCGGACGACGCTGGCTACTGCGGCCGCGGTGGGCGGGGAGACCGTCGTCCTGCCGCTCGTCGCCCGGAACCGGGTCATCGGCATGCTGACGCTCGGCAAGCCGTCCGACGACCACTTCCGCCAGGAGATCCTGGAGCTGGCCGAGGACCTGTCCCGCCGGGCCGCCCTGGCCCTGGACAACGCCCGCCTCTACTCCGAGCGCACGGCGATCAGCCAGGCCCTCCAGCGCAGCCTGCTGCCTCCGGGGCTGCCGGCCGTGCCCAATGTGGAGGTCGATGTCATCTACCGGGCGGCCGGTGAGGGCAACGAGGTCGGCGGCGACTTCTACGACGTGTTCCCGATCCGGGACGGCGCGTACGGGTTCGCCATCGGCGACGTGTGCGGTACGGGGCCCGAGGCCGCGTCCGTCACGGGCCTGGCCCGCCATGCGCTGCGCCTGCTGGCCAGGGAGGGCTTCGGTGGCCCCGCGGTCCTGGAGCGGCTCAACGCGGCCATCCTCGACGAGGGGACGCGCAGCCGCTTCCTCACCCTGCTGTACGGCGAGCTGTGGCCGCAGGAGGACGGCAGCGCGCTGCTGAAGGTGGTCTGCGCGGGGCATCCGCTGCCGCTGCGGTTGCGCCAGGACGGCTCGGTGGAGCCGGCGGCGGACCCGCAGCCGCTGCTGGGCGTGATGGAGGACCTGGAGCTGTACGAGCAGCAGTTCACGCTGGAGCCCGGCGATGTCCTGTTGTGCGTGACGGACGGTGTGACGGAGCGCCGGGAGGGCACGCGCATGCTCGGCGACGACGGCCTGGCGGAGGTGCTCTCGCACTGCACGGGGCTGACGGCGGGTGCGGTGGCCGCGCGCATTCTCCGCGCGGTCGAGCGCTTCGCCGCCGATCCGCCCTCGGACGACATGGCCATCCTGACGATGCGCGTTCCGGAACCCCGCACATGA